The genomic segment TTGGGCGCCGCCACCCGGGCCGCCTCGGCCACGGCGGTCACCTGGGGCACGCCGGCGCCGGCCACCACCCGGGTGGTGCAGATGGAGCCCGGGCCCACCCCCACCTTCACCGCGTCGGCGCCCGCATCGATGAGGGCCAAGGTGGCCTCGGCCGTCGCCACGTTCCCGGCCAGGATCTGGGCCTCGGGCCACTGGGACCGGATGGCCCGCACGGCGTCGAGCACCATCTTGGAGTGGCCGTGGGCCGTGTCGACCGCGATCACGTCCGCCCCGTGCCTCAGCAGCGCCTCCACCCGCGCGTCCCGGTCGGCCCCGACCCCCACCGCGGCCCCGACCCGCAGCCTCCCCATGGGGTCCTTGCACGAGCTCGGGTACTTGCGGGCCTTCTCGATGTCCTTGATGGTGATGAGCCCCTGGAGGACGAACGCGTCGTCCACCACGGGAAGCTTCTCGATCCGGTGCTCGTGGAGAAGCTCCTTGGCCTGCTCCAGGGTGGTGCCCGGCGCCACGGTGACGAGGTTCTTCTTGGTCATCACCTCGCTCACGAGCCGCTCCAGGTTGCGCTCGAAGCGCAGATCCCGGTTGGTCAGGATGCCCACCAGCCGACCCTCTTCGTCGGTGATCGGGACCCCGCTGATCCGATACCGCGTCATCAACTCCACCGCCTCGGCCACCTTGCGGTCGGGCCGGATCGTGATGGGATCGACGATCATCCCGGCCTCGGACTTCTTCACCTTGTCCACCTCGGCAACCTGCTCCTCCACCGTGAGGTTGCGGTGGATGATCCCGATGCCGCCCTCCTGCGCCATGGCGATGGCCGTGCGGGCCTCGGTCACCGTATCCATGGCCGCGCTCAGGAGGGGAATGTTCAAGCGAACGTTGGGGGTGAGCCACGTGCTCACGTCCACCTGATCGGGAAGCACCTCGGACGCGGAGGGCAGGAGCAGCACGTCATCGAAGGTGAGGCCGAAGGG from the Thermodesulfobacteriota bacterium genome contains:
- the guaB gene encoding IMP dehydrogenase; amino-acid sequence: MLHDVIPFGLTFDDVLLLPSASEVLPDQVDVSTWLTPNVRLNIPLLSAAMDTVTEARTAIAMAQEGGIGIIHRNLTVEEQVAEVDKVKKSEAGMIVDPITIRPDRKVAEAVELMTRYRISGVPITDEEGRLVGILTNRDLRFERNLERLVSEVMTKKNLVTVAPGTTLEQAKELLHEHRIEKLPVVDDAFVLQGLITIKDIEKARKYPSSCKDPMGRLRVGAAVGVGADRDARVEALLRHGADVIAVDTAHGHSKMVLDAVRAIRSQWPEAQILAGNVATAEATLALIDAGADAVKVGVGPGSICTTRVVAGAGVPQVTAVAEAARVAAPKGVPVVADGGIKHSGDVTKAIAAGASAVMIGSLFAGTEESPGELILYQGRSYKVYRGMGSVGAMKKGSRDRYFQGVRDESELVPEGIEGRVPYRGSVSANVYQLVGGVRAGMGYTGSRTIDDLRNNARFVQISPAGLRESHVHDVIITKEAPNYRVEAG